In Maritimibacter sp. DP1N21-5, the sequence AAGGACCCAGCATGTCCCGTTCGGAAAATTCGAGGTTCTTGCGGCGGGCCATCGCGCGCAGTCGCGCTTCCAGTTCGTCCATATCGAAGGGCTTGGTCAGGTAATCGTCGGCACCCGCATCCAGGCCCGCGACGCGTTCCGCCGTTTCGGAGCGCGCGGTCAGCAGGATCACGGGCGTCCCGTCGCCACGCCGCCGCATCGCACGCAGTACCGCCAGCCCGTCCATCTGCGGAAGGTTGAGATCGAGCACGATCAGATCGGCGCCTTCCCGTCGGAGAAAGGCATCGGCTTCGGCGCCGTCGTGAAGCAGGTCAACCGAATGGCCCCTGTCGCGCAGACGGAAAGCGATTCCGTGGGCCAGCGCCTCGTTATCTTCTATGACTGCAATACGCATGGTCACGCATTTGTCACGATGCGCAAGTTTCACGCAAGCTTGGAACGGCATTGTGCCGGGGTTGGAGGAGGGAATCATTCCCTTGAACGGCTAAAATAGCGCGCCGCGCTCCTGCTCGGCGCCCACAGGGTCTATGGGAGGAAACCAATGACCATCAAGCATCTCGCCAGCTCTGCTGCGGTTCTCGCGATAATGACTGGCACGGCATTCGCCGAGGTCGATTTCGAAGGCAAGACGATCGAATGGGTGATCCCGTTCTCGGAAACCGGCGGGTCGGCCAAATGGGCAAACTTTTTCGCGCCGCTACTCTCTCAGGAATTGCCTGGCCAGCCCACGGTCGTCGTGAAGTTCATGCCGGGCGCCGGATCGACCAAGGGCGCAAACTGGTTTCAGGAACAAGAACACAAGGATGGCACCTTGCTGTTCGGGTCCTCGGGTTCGACACAGTTCCCTTATCTTCTGAACGACCCCCGCGTTCGCTACGAATATGGTGACTGGATTCCAGTTATGGCCACGGGCACCGGTGGCGTCGCCTATCTCAACCCCGAGGATGGTGCGAAATTCGACGGTTCGGCCGATGGCCTGAAGGATGTGAGCCTGATTTTCGGGTCGCAAGGTGCCACGGGTCTTGACCTCGTACCGCTCCTTGCGTGGAAGATGCTCGGCATGAACGTCGAGCCGGTATTCGGCATCAAGGGCCGTGGGGATGGCCGCCTGATGTTCGAGCGCGGCGAAGCGACGATCGACTACCAGACTTCCTCGGGCTATCTGTCGGGTGGCGCGGAACTGGTCGAGGCTGGCACAGCCGTTCCGATGATGTCCTGGGGCGCGCTGGACGAAGACGGCAACATCGTGCGCGATCCGACCTTCCCCGACATGCCGTCCTTCAAGGAAG encodes:
- a CDS encoding response regulator transcription factor; translation: MRIAVIEDNEALAHGIAFRLRDRGHSVDLLHDGAEADAFLRREGADLIVLDLNLPQMDGLAVLRAMRRRGDGTPVILLTARSETAERVAGLDAGADDYLTKPFDMDELEARLRAMARRKNLEFSERDMLGPLVFDRTGRQLLLDEQPFDIPRKEIATLECLLERRGRLVSKGQLMNHVYGIGSDAEESAIEPHISRLRKRLEPYGIRIKTARGLGYMLEVENG
- a CDS encoding tricarboxylate transporter; the protein is MTIKHLASSAAVLAIMTGTAFAEVDFEGKTIEWVIPFSETGGSAKWANFFAPLLSQELPGQPTVVVKFMPGAGSTKGANWFQEQEHKDGTLLFGSSGSTQFPYLLNDPRVRYEYGDWIPVMATGTGGVAYLNPEDGAKFDGSADGLKDVSLIFGSQGATGLDLVPLLAWKMLGMNVEPVFGIKGRGDGRLMFERGEATIDYQTSSGYLSGGAELVEAGTAVPMMSWGALDEDGNIVRDPTFPDMPSFKEVCAATEGCETEGVAWDAWKAFFISGYPSQKIAFLPKGTPQDVVDTYVAAFEAVRAHPDFADISSNEVGEYPMFVGEGAENAAKEATTVTPEAKAYVIDWLKESYGVTIE